Part of the Desulfofundulus luciae genome, CGTTTACCAGCAGGTCCTGACCGGCATCCTGAACCGTAAAGCCGAGACGGGTCAAGAGGTTAGCCGTCTCTTCCCGGGGAATGTCCGCCCCCAGTATGTATCCCACCCGCTCGGGACGCAGGATGATGGGCTTTCTGGCCACCGGGGAGGGGTAATTATCCACCGCACCGGCCACCACATCCCCGGCACCAATTTCCACCAGCAGGTAAGCGGCCCGGTTGGCGGCAGCCAGGCATCCTTCCAGATCGATCCCTTTTTCAAAACGGCTTGAAGACTCGGAACGCAGGCCCAGGGCCCGGGATGTACGGCGGATACTGGTGGGATGGAAGTAAGCCGATTCCAGCAGGACAGTGGTGGTGTTCTCCGTTACCTCGGTATCCAGCCCTCCCATCACCCCGGCCACAGCCACCGCTCCACCGGGATCAGCAATGACCAGCATTTCAGGTTCCAGGTACCGTTCCGACCCGTCCAGGGTAACGATTACTTCCCCCGCGTGGGCCCGGCGGACAATGATGTGGCCGTCCCTCAACTTATCGTAATCAAAGGCATGCAGGGGCTGGCCCAGCTCCAGCATGACATAGTTGGTAATGTCCACGACATTGCTGATGGGGCGAATGCCGGCAGCCCGCAGGCGTTCCTGCATCCATAAGGGTGAGGGTCCCACCCTCACATTGGTGAAAAGCCTGGCCACGTAGCGCCGGCAGAGCCCGGGCTCCACAATGTCCACCCGCACCCGCCCCTCAAGGGAGCTACCCGGTATTTCTTGAACTTCCAGCCGGGGGAAACGCAGGGGCTGCCCCAACAAGGCGGCCACTTCCCGGGCTACCCCAATCATGGACAGGCAGTCGCCCCGGTTGGGGGTAAGATCCAGCTCGAAAATGACATCATCCAGCCCGAGGACCGGCCGGATATCCAACCCCAGGGGGGTATCTGCAGGGAGGATCATAATTCCGTGTGCCTGGTCGGCGGGTATGGTCTTGGGGTCAAGACCAAGTTCCTGGCCGGAACAGAGCATGCCCCGGGACTCCACCCCCCGCAGCCTGGCCCGTTTGATTACCAGCCCCCCGGCCAGCCGCGCCCCTTCCAGGGCTACGGGAACCACGTGCCCTTCCCGGACGTTGGTGGCACCGGTTACGATCTGCCGGGGCTCCGGCTCACCGGTAGAAACAAGACAAATCACCAGTTTATCGGCATTGGGGTGAGGTTCTATTTTGACAATGCGCCCGGTAACCACGTTGCTGATCTCTTTTCCCGGCTCCTCCAGGCCTTCCACGGCCAGGCCGGCCATGGTCAGCCGCTCGGCCAGTTCCACCGGGCTGATGGGTATATCCACATATTCTTGCAGCCATTTAAACGAAACCCGCAAAGCTAAATCCTTCTCCTTTCAACTAAAACTGGGCCAGGAAACGCAGATCGTTGTCAAAGAAAAGGCGCAGGTCATCTATGCCGTATTTGAGCATGGCGATGCGCTCCACACCCATGCCGAAGGCAAAGCCGGTAACCTCCGCTGAGTTATAGCCGGACATTTCCAGAACCCGGGGGTGAACCATGCCGCAGCCCAGGATTTCCAACCAGCCGGTGTGGGAGCATACCCGGCACCCGCGCCCCCCGCACATGACACAGGATATATCCACCTCGGCGCTTGGTTCGGTAAAGGGGAAGTAGCTGGGCCGGAAACGGGTACGGGTGCCGGCACCAAACATTTCCCGGGCAAAAACCTCCAACACTCCTTTTAAGTCACCAAAGGTTATCCGCCGGTCCACGGCCAGCCCTTCCACCTGGTGGAACATGGGCGAGTGGGTGGCATCGTCATCCCGCCGGTAAACTTTCCCCGGGGCAATGATTTTTACCGGCACCGCCGGCGCAGTGCGCTCCATGGTGCGTACCTGCACCGGAGAGGTATGGGTGCGCAGGAGCACCTCCGGACCAATGAAAAAGGAGTCCTGCATGTCCCGGGCCGGGTGGTCCTTGGGCAGATTCAGGGCCTCAAAGTTGTAATAGTCCAGTTCCACCTCGGGTCCCTCGGCAATGGAAAACCCCAGCCCCAGGAAGATTTCCTCGATTTCCT contains:
- the pheT gene encoding phenylalanine--tRNA ligase subunit beta; this encodes MRVSFKWLQEYVDIPISPVELAERLTMAGLAVEGLEEPGKEISNVVTGRIVKIEPHPNADKLVICLVSTGEPEPRQIVTGATNVREGHVVPVALEGARLAGGLVIKRARLRGVESRGMLCSGQELGLDPKTIPADQAHGIMILPADTPLGLDIRPVLGLDDVIFELDLTPNRGDCLSMIGVAREVAALLGQPLRFPRLEVQEIPGSSLEGRVRVDIVEPGLCRRYVARLFTNVRVGPSPLWMQERLRAAGIRPISNVVDITNYVMLELGQPLHAFDYDKLRDGHIIVRRAHAGEVIVTLDGSERYLEPEMLVIADPGGAVAVAGVMGGLDTEVTENTTTVLLESAYFHPTSIRRTSRALGLRSESSSRFEKGIDLEGCLAAANRAAYLLVEIGAGDVVAGAVDNYPSPVARKPIILRPERVGYILGADIPREETANLLTRLGFTVQDAGQDLLVNVPGYRVDINLEIDLIEEVARLHGYDRVPATLPFGATTRGARTREQSLLKRLKEVLVECGLTEVVTYSFVNPAVFDRFKVPQDSPLRHTLKLQNPLSVEQSVMRTMLLPGLLEVLERNFNRRVTSGAIFEVGRVFLPQGGEALPEERPMLAAAAMGQGAAGWNRPATPLDFYYLKGVLEVLAAKLGLPGLTFEREKENPAFHPGRAARIKAQGETLGIVGELHPDVLEEYELDVRVCAFEVDLAAMLALAGKPPRYRPLPRFPGVKRDIALVVSREVPAADVLRVIRRAGGHLLRSVELFDVYEGEQVREGCRSLAFSLHFQADDRTLTDAEVTAQIDALSGALVRELGAELRK
- the pheS gene encoding phenylalanine--tRNA ligase subunit alpha is translated as MAAEAKEALARADSLETLEEIRIRYLGKKGELTRVLRGMSALPAGERPRIGQLANSIREVLENELAERTAEIKARVKRARLAAESIDVTLPGTPFLLGKKHPLTTVQEEIEEIFLGLGFSIAEGPEVELDYYNFEALNLPKDHPARDMQDSFFIGPEVLLRTHTSPVQVRTMERTAPAVPVKIIAPGKVYRRDDDATHSPMFHQVEGLAVDRRITFGDLKGVLEVFAREMFGAGTRTRFRPSYFPFTEPSAEVDISCVMCGGRGCRVCSHTGWLEILGCGMVHPRVLEMSGYNSAEVTGFAFGMGVERIAMLKYGIDDLRLFFDNDLRFLAQF